A window from Limanda limanda chromosome 14, fLimLim1.1, whole genome shotgun sequence encodes these proteins:
- the lars1b gene encoding leucine--tRNA ligase, cytoplasmic: MTERKGTAKLDFLRKIELDIQEKWEREKTFDQDAPSTVGESNHKNKYFVTFPYPYMNGRLHLGHTFSLSKCEFGVGYQSLKGKKCLFPFGLHCTGMPIKACADKLKREMEVYGNPPQFPDEDEEEKEKPEISDEFIIKDKAKGKKSKAVAKAGSSTYQWDIMRSLGLKDQEITGFANAEHWLDYFPPLAVKDLKMMGVKVDWRRSFLTTDVNPFYDSFVRWQFITLKERKKIKFGKRYTIFSPKDGQPCMDHDRQTGEGVGPQEYTLVKMKMVEPYTAKFKSKVFYSSGMKGKNIFLVAATLRPETMFGQTNCWVRPDMKYIAFETNNGDIFICTSRSARNMSYQGFTKENGVVPLVAEILGQDILGCALSAPLTSYKIIYALPMLTIKEDKGTGIVTSVPSDAPDDIAALRDIKKKQALREKYGIEDKMVLPFEPIPIIEIPGYGNLSAPLVCDELKIVSQNDKEKLAEAKEKVYLKGFYEGIMLVDGYKGQKVQDVKKPIQKMLVERGDAMIYMEPEKQVMSRSADVCVVALCDQWYLDYGDAEWKQKAGEALKTLETFCDETRKNFEATLAWLQEHACSRTYGLGTRLPWDEHWLIESLSDSTIYMAYYTVAHLLQGGVLNGQGASPLGIKPQQMTREVWDFIFFKTSPFPKTDIPKEHLQRLRREFEYWYPVDVRVSGKDLVPNHLSYYLYNHVAMWPKDNGKWPQAVRANGHLLLNSEKMSKSTGNFLTLTEAIDKFSADGMRLALADAGDTVEDANFVETMADAGILRLYTWVEWVKEMIANQNNLRTGPADTFNDRVFSSEMNAGILKTDQHYDRMMYKEALKSGFFEFQAAKDKYRELAIEGMHRDLVFQFIERQTLLLAPICPHLCEYTWGLLGKTGSLMKASWPVAGPVDEILIRSSQYLMETAHDLRLRFKAYMVPPKSKKGDTKPPAKPSHCNIYVAKSYPPWQHSALSLLGKHYKSNNGVLPDNKVIATELGALPELKKYMKKAMPFVAMIKENLEKNGSRVLDLELEFDERAVLMENLVYLTNSLELEKIDILFASEGDDKVKEECCPGKPFSVFRSEPGVCVSLINPQPCNGMFSTKVEVRQGDSRDSLIRRLSKVNRLLKDLSRVKLMRYEDPMMGPRQVPVLGQEEKGKLPISSKSVFSVNLEEKRVTLADNGLTVDIGDSLVYLVL, from the exons ATGACG GAGCGGAAAGGAACAGCGAAGTTGGACTTCTTGAGGAAGATCGAGCTCGACATCCAGGAGAagtgggagagggagaagacatTCGACCAGGATGCGCCCTCAACAGTTGGGGAAAGTAATCA cAAAAACAAGTACTTCGTCACCTTCCCCTACCCGTACATGAACGGCCGGTTGCACCTTGGCCATACGTTCAGCTTGTCAAAGTGCGAG TTTGGTGTTGGTTATCAGTCGCTGAAAGGGAAAAAATGCCTTTTCCCATTTGGGCTGCACTGTACAGGAATGCCGATAAAA GCCTGTGCAGACAAgctgaagagagagatggaggtgtATGGAAACCCTCCACAGTTTccagatgaggatgaagaagagaaggagaagccaGAGATATCTGATGAATTCATCATCAAGGACAAGGCAAAGGGCAAGAAG AGTAAAGCAGTTGCCAAAGCTGGATCCTCTACTTACCAGTGGGACATTATGAGGTCTTTGGGCCTGAAGGACCAGGAGATCACCGGGTTTGCCAATGCTGAACACTGGCTGGACTACTTCCCTCCTCTGGCTGTTAAAGACCTCAAGATGATGGGTGTCAAG GTGGACTGGAGGCGTTCATTCCTCACCACAGATGTGAACCCCTTCTACGACTCTTTCGTCCGATGGCAGTTCATCACactgaaggagagaaagaagatcAAGTTTGGCAAAAG GTACACCATCTTCTCCCCCAAGGATGGGCAGCCCTGCATGGACCATGACCGGCAGACAGGCGAG GGAGTCGGACCTCAGGAGTACACTCTCGTCAAGATGAAGATGGTGGAGCCGTACACAGCAAAATTCAAGTCCAAGGTCTTTTACAGCAG TGGCATGAAAGGGAAAAACATCTTTCTGGTTGCTGCCACTCTGAGACCAGAGACCATGTTCGGTCAGACCAACTGCTGGGTGAGACCCGACATGAAGTATATCGCCTTTGAGACGAACAACGGAGACATTTTCATCTGCACCAGTAGATCTGCCAGGAACATGTCTTACCAAGGCTTCACCAAAGAGAACGGAGTGGTTCCCTTGGTCGCGGAAATACTGGGACAG GATATCCTTGGATGTGCCCTGAGTGCACCTCTGACCTCCTACAAGATTATCTACGCTCTGCCCATGCTTACTATCAAGGAGGACAAAG GTACTGGGATTGTTACCAGTGTCCCCTCAGACGCTCCTGATGACATCGCTGCACTCAGGGACATCAAGAAAAAACAG GCTCTACGGGAGAAGTATGGAATCGAGGACAAGATGGTGTTGCCTTTTGAGCCG ATCCCTATCATAGAGATTCCCGGCTATGGGAAcctctcagctcctctggtGTGTGATGAGCTGAAGATCGTGAGCCAGAATGACAAGGAGAAGTTGGCTGAGGCAAAGGAGAAAGTCTACCTGAAAGGGTTTTATGAAGGG ATAATGCTGGTCGATGGCTACAAGGGGCAGAAGGTGCAAGATGTCAAGAAGCCCATTCAGAAGATGCTGGTGGAGAGG GGCGATGCCATGATCTACATGGAGCCCGAAAAACAGGTGATGTCACGTtcagctgatgtgtgtgtcgTCGCTCTCTGTGACCAGTG GTATTTGGACTACGGAGATGCTGAGTGGAAGCAGAAGGCCGGCGAAGCACTCAAAACTTTGGAAAC ATTTTGTGACGAGACCAGGAAAAACTTTGAGGCAACTCTGGCCTGGCTCCAGGAGCACGCCTGCTCCCGTACCTACGGTCTGG GAACGCGGCTTCCTTGGGACGAGCATTGGCTTATTGAGTCACTCTCGGACTCCACCATCTACATGGCTTACTACACTGTAGCCCACCTTCTTCAGGGAGGCGTGCTCAACGGACAGGGAGCCTCACCACTGGGCATCAA GCCACAGCAAATGACCAGAGAGGTGTGGGACTTCATCTTCTTCAAGACGTCGCCGTTCCCCAAGACTGACATCCCCAAAGAGCATCTGcagaggctgaggagggagTTTGAGTATTGGTACCCTGTGGACGTCCGTGTGTCGGGCAAAGACCTGGTTCCCAATCACCTGTCGTATTACCTGTACAACCACGTGGCTATGTGGCCAAAAGACAA TGGGAAGTGGCCACAAGCAGTGAGAGCCAATGGACATCTGCTCCTCAACTCTGAAAAG ATGTCCAAATCAACTGGAAACTTCCTCACTCTCACCGAAGCCATTGACAAGTTCTCAGCAGATG GTATGCGTCTGGCTTTGGCCGATGCCGGCGATACCGTGGAAGATGCCAACTTTGTAGAAACGATGGCAGATGCTGGCATCCTGCGTCTCTACACGTGGGTGGAGTGGGTGAAGGAGATGATTGCCAACCAGAACAACCTGAGGACGGGACCCGCTGACACCTTCAACGATCGGGTCTTTTCCAG tgaGATGAATGCAGGCATCCTGAAGACGGACCAGCACTACGACAGGATGATGTACAAGGAGGCTCTGAAGAGCGGCTTCTTTGAGTTCCAG gcagCCAAAGATAAGTACCGTGAGCTGGCTATTGAGGGAATGCACAGGGACCTTGTCTTCCAGTTCATCGAGAGACAAACCCTGCTGCTGGCCCCCATCTGCCCCCACCTCTGTGAATACACCTGGGGTCTCTTGGGCAAG ACTGGTTCTCTGATGAAGGCGTCCTGGCCTGTGGCGGGACCAGTCGATGAGATTCTGATTCGTTCGTCTCAGTACCTGATGGAGACGGCACACGATCTCCGACTGAGATTCAAAGCTTACATGGTTCCTCCAAAAAGCAAG AAAGGAGACACAAAGCCCCCAGCCAAGCCCTCACACTGCAACATCTATGTAGCCAAGAGCTACCCTCCGTGGCAGCACAGTGCCTTATCCCTGCTCGGCAAGCACTACAAG AGCAACAACGGCGTCCTCCCTGACAACAAAGTGATAGCCACCGAGTTAGGAGCCCTGCCTGAGCTGAAGAAATACATGAAGAAAGCGATGCCTTTCGTAGCCATGATCAAG GAAAACCTGGAGAAGAACGGGTCCAGGGTTTTGGATCTGGAGCTGGAGTTTGATGAGCGGGCAGTTCTGATGGAAAACCTGGTCTACTTAACCAATTCTCTTGAG TTGGAGAAGATCGACATCCTGTTTGCATCTGAGGGCGACgacaaagtgaaggaggagtGTTGCCCAGGGAAACcgttcagtgttttcagatcgGAG CCTGGAGTGTGCGTGTCCCTGATCAACCCTCAGCCCTGCAATGGCATGTTCTCTACGAAGGTTGAAGTCCGGCAGGGGGACAGCAGAGACAGTCTCATCCGTAGACTGTCCAAGGTCAACAGACTCCTCAAAG ACCTGTCCAGAGTGAAGCTGATGAGGTATGAGGACCCCATGATGGGGCCTCGCCAGGTGCCCGTCCTGGGAcaagaggagaaggggaagCTGCCCATTTCCAGTAAATCTGTGTTCAGCGTcaacctggaggagaagagagtcaCTCTGGCTGACAACGGCCTCACCGTGGACATCGGCGACTCTCTGGTTTATCTGGTTCTTTAG
- the pou4f3 gene encoding POU domain, class 4, transcription factor 3, which yields MNGKQHFSMHPALHEPKYPGLHSGSEGMRRVCLPPSQLQGNLFGGFDESLLARAEALAAADSIVSHGKSHPFKPDVTYHTMSSVPCTSASSSSSTTGPISHHHHHHHLGQTLDAGDLLEHLSTSLAVTGMGAPEPPGGMTAAHHHQHPHHHLQTMGQLHQAMANMAHPHSLSVHGGMACVNDVESDPRELEAFAERFKQRRIKLGVTQADVGGALANLKIPGVGSLSQSTICRFESLTLSHNNMIALKPVLQAWLEEAEAAHREKSNKPDLFNGNERKRKRTSIAAPEKRSLEAYFAIQPRPSSEKIAAIAEKLDLKKNVVRVWFCNQRQKQKRMKYSAVH from the exons atgaacgGGAAGCAGCACTTCTCCATGCACCCGGCCCTCCACGAGCCCAAGTACCCCGGCCTGCACTCGGGCTCGGAGGGCATGCGCAGAGTCTGTCTGCCCCCCTCGCAG CTGCAGGGCAATCTGTTCGGAGGCTTTGATGAGAGCCTGCTGGCACGGGCAGAGGCTCTGGCGGCTGCTGACAGCATCGTCTCTCACGGCAAGAGTCACCCGTTCAAACCCGACGTGACTTACCATACCATGAGCAGTGTCCCCTgcacctcagcctcctcctcgtcctccaccACCGGGCCCatctcccaccaccaccaccaccaccacctcggACAGACCCTGGATGCCGGGGACCTCCTGGAGCACCTCTCCACCAGCCTGGCCGTGACCGGGATGGGTGCTCCGGAGCCTCCGGGGGGGATGACGGCGGcgcaccaccaccagcacccgCACCACCACCTGCAGACCATGGGGCAGCTGCACCAGGCGATGGCCAACATGGCCCACCCCCACTCCCTGTCGGTGCACGGCGGCATGGCGTGCGTCAACGACGTGGAGTCGGATCCCCGGGAGCTGGAAGCCTTCGCGGAGCGGTTCAAGCAGAGGAGGATCAAACTCGGGGTGACCCAGGCGGACGTGGGGGGTGCACTGGCCAACCTCAAGATCCCCGGGGTGGGGTCACTGAGCCAGAGCACCATCTGCAGGTTCGAGTCCCTCACGTTGTCCCACAACAACATGATCGCGCTCAAGCCGGTGCTGCAGGCCTGGCTGGAGGAAGCCGAGGCTGCGCACCGGGAGAAGAGCAACAAGCCGGACCTTTTCAACGGGAACGAGAGGAAACGGAAGCGGACCTCCATCGCGGCGCCGGAGAAGAGGTCTCTGGAGGCGTACTTCGCCATCCAGCCGCGGCCCTCCTCGGAGAAGATCGCGGCCATCGCGGAGAAGCTGGACCTGAAAAAGAACGTGGTTCGAGTGTGGTTTTGCAACCAGCGGCAGAAACAGAAACGAATGAAATACTCTGCGGTGCACTGA
- the rbm27 gene encoding RNA-binding protein 27, whose product MIIENVEALKSWLAKLLEPICDADPSALANYVVALVKKDKVEKELKALCADQLDVFLQKETTGFVDKLFECLTTKNYLGTPAAKETPKEEVKPPAAKPDAVEAETPEEERDNRWRRSPLRNRSDFESRSRDDRRREERKRRDFERHGKSSSDSHRERERHERRRGSPRGRSYSRSRSRSGSRGKDREHRGGRDFKSKFEVERKDTDGYNSSTTSGPQQQQHPPPLLPTPPHPFSSSSQSAAGVSGPGGVPAATLAHLPDSTTDSWSGYYGAQRQDGVVKPFSNKVVSLKQRCRDYDEKGFCVRGDLCLFDHGNDPLIVDDVNLPSMIPFPPPPVMPPAGLPMPPTGLPMPPITEPPPNLRIPPMPPYGQPPPPGVFPLNDNYDPEGYNPESPALTTSGRNQYRQFIPRVQTQRSNLIGLTSNEGQGSRAANIVIQTEPVPAASAPGSNVPRFNAELDNRKRTMGHSVAEGPAVKKPWMDKTNFNNQHKNTFPKRNHYVNTKLEVRKIPRDLNNITKLNEHFSKFGTIVNIQVVFGGDPEAALIQYTMNEEARRAISSIEAVLNNRFIRVYWHREPGTNPTGLQQPEQSSGSQLPGLTPSQGPQHGNMHKQGIKQHCPAAYVLNKTVPKHRLPAAAGATAGTRPDHLNPNSEAAYMALALTNPQKNPYTSTALKLSSKSFGKTGKALEAQEVLKKKQESLKLQQDMRKKKQEMLQTRIECQKTLINRLEKNRGMKPEERANIMKTLKEMTDKITQLQNELNPYSKSNHSQSKTKTDAQKELLDAELDIHKKMSSGEDTTDLKRKLGLLQVEATRLGLIRPPTGRGRGRGKMAHEPGPMHMGRGRGRSREMMGRGGAVNRMSVDHRPRALAILGVTQQEKEELMPHFVKYGEIEDLREQDANTVVMTFKTRSEAENAANQGAKFKGRVLQISWYKPKTPSVNTEPEEEEAKDEDNKKDGPYLPGEEEEEEEDDDEEDEYESRSWRR is encoded by the exons ATGATCATAGAGAATGTGGAAGCCTTGAAGTCGTGGCTGGCAAAACTCCTGGAGCCAAT ATGTGATGCTGACCCGTCTGCGTTAGCCAACTATGTCGTGGCTCTGGTGAAAAAGGACAAAGTGGAGAAGGAGCTGAAAGCACTCTGCGCTGATCAgcttgatgttttcttacaaaAAG AGACAACAGGATTTGTTGATAAACTTTTTGAATGTCTGACGACCAAGAACTACCTGGGAACTCCCGCTGCCAAGGAGACTCCTAAAGAGGAGGTGAAACCGCCGGCAGCCAAGCCGGATGCTGTGGAG gCTGaaacaccagaggaggagagagacaacaggtggaggagaagtCCTCTGAGAAATCGCTCCGACTTTGAGTCCAG GAGCCGTGATGACCGGAGGCGAGAGGAGCGCAAGCGACGCGACTTCGAGCGACACGGGAAGAGCAGCAGCGACTCCCACCGCGAGCGGGAGCGGCACGAGCGCCGCAGGGGAAGCCCCCGGGGGAGGAGCTACAGCCGCAGCCGGAGCAGGAGTGGCAGTCGAGGAAAAGACAGGgagcacagaggaggcagag ACTTTAAGTCAAAGTTTGAGGTGGAAAGAAAAGATACCGACGGCTACAACTCTTCAACCACGTCCggcccccagcagcagcagcaccctcCGCCCCTCCTTCCCACACCTCCGCaccccttttcctcctcttctcaatCGGCCGCTGGCGTCTCAGGACCTGGAGGCGTTCCCGCAGCAACACTGGCTCACCTGCCTgacagcaccacagacagctgGTCTGGCTACTATGGCGCCCAGAGGCAAGATGGGGTCGTGAAGCCATTCAGCAACAAGGTCGTTTCACTCAAACAGCGTTGCAGGGATTATGATG AAAAGGGATTTTGCGTCCGTGGTGACCTTTGTCTATTCGACCACGGCAACGACCCGCTCATCGTGGATGATGTCAATCTACCAAGTATGATTCCATTTCCGCCGCCACCTGTGATGCCCCCTGCTGGCCTGCCTATGCCCCCCACTGGCCTGCCCATGCCCCCGATCACTGAGCCGCCCCCTAACCTCAGGATACCTCCGATGCCACCTTACGGCCAACCACCACCACCGGGCGTCTTCCCATTAAATG ATAACTATGATCCGGAGGGCTACAACCCAGAATCCCCAGCCCTGACTACATCAGGTCGTAACCAGTACCGTCAGTTCATTCCCCGGGTGCAGACCCAGCGCTCCAACCTCATCGGCCTCACCTCCAACGAAGGACAAGGATCCAGAG CTGCAAACATAGTGATTCAGACAGAGCCAGTTCCTGCAGCCAGTGCTCCCGGAAGTAACGTGCCCCGTTTCAACGCCGAGCTGGACAACAGGAAGAGAACCATGGGACATAGTGTAGCTGAAGGACCAGCAGTTAAAAAACCCTGGATGGATAA GACAAACTTTAACAACCAACATAAGAACACATTTCCTAAGAGGAATCACTACGTGAACACAAAGCTGGAGGTTCGCAAGATCCCTCGAGACCTCAACAATATCACCAAGCTCAACGAGCACTTCAGCAAGTTTGGAACCATCGTCAATATACAG GTTGTGTTTGGTGGTGACCCGGAGGCAGCGTTGATTCAGTACACGATGAATGAAGAGGCCAGACGGGCCATATCCAGCATCGAGGCGGTCCTCAACAACCGCTTCATCCGTGTGTACTGGCACCGCGAGCCCGGCACCAACCCCACCGGGCTTCAGCAGCCGGAGCAGAGCTCAGGGAGCCAGCTGCCTGGTCTGACCCCCAGCCAGGGGCCGCAGCACGGCAACATGCATAAG CAGGGAATAAAACAGCACTGTCCAGCCGCCTATGTGTTGAACAAGACTGTACCAAAGCACCGCCTGCCAGCAGCGGCTGGGGCCACAGCTGGAACCAGGCCAGACCACCTGAACCCAAACTCAGAAGCCGCCTAT ATGGCGCTGGCGCTGACGAACCCCCAGAAGAACCCCTACACCTCCACAGCCCTTAAGTTGTCCTCCAAGAGCTTTGGGAAAACGGGAAAAGCACTAGAAGCACAGGAAGTCCTCAAGAAGAAACAG gAGTCATTAAAACTGCAGCAGGACATGagaaagaagaagcaggagatgTTACAGACACGGATCGAGTGTCAGAAG acCCTGATAAACCGTCTGGAGAAGAACCGAGGGATGAAACCCGAGGAAAGAGCCAACATCATGAAGACCTTGAAGGAGATGACGGACAAGATCACGCAGCTGCAGAATGAGTTGAATCCTTACTCCAAATCCAACCACAGTCAGTCCAAGACCAAGACTGAT GCCCAGAAGGAACTGCTGGATGCAGAGCTGGACATTCACAAGAAGATGAGCTCTGGAGAGGACACGACAGACCTCAAGAGAAAACTGGGGCTGTTACAAGTGGAG GCGACGCGGCTTGGGCTGATCCGGCCTCCAACAGGTCGAGGTCGGGGTCGAGGGAAGATGGCCCACGAGCCTGGCCCGATGCACATGGGCCGGGGGAGGGGCCGGAGCCGGGAGATGATGGGTCGCGGCGGGGCCGTGAACCGTATGTCGGTCGACCACCGACCCAGAGCCCTGGCTATTCTGGGGGTCActcagcaggagaaggaggagctgaTGCCGCACTTTGTG AAATACGGGGAGATAGAGGATCTCCGTGAACAAGACGCTAACACTGTCGTCATGACGTTTAAAACACGGAGCGAAGCAGAGAAT GCAGCGAACCAGGGAGCTAAGTTCAAAGGTCGAGTACTGCAGATTTCCTGGTACAAACCCAAGACCCCCTCTGTAAACAcggagccagaggaggaagaagctaAAGACGAGGACAATAAG AAGGATGGCCCTTATTTGCctggtgaagaagaggaggaggaggaagacgacgACGAAGAAGACGAGTACGAAAGCCGATCATGGAGGCGGTGA